AGGCCCGGCGGGCTTCACAATGAGGGCGTCCGCGCCTTCTTCTAGGTCGGCAAAGGCCTCAAGCAGGGCTTCGCGGGCGTTGGCCGGGTCCATCTGATAGGATTTGCGGTCGCCGCAGGCCGGGGCGCTTTCCGCCGCTTCGCGGAAGGGGCCGTAGTAGGCCGAGGCGTATTTGACGGCATAGGACATGATCGGCGTTGCCATAAGGTCGCCTTCGTCCAGCGCCTCGCGGATGGCGGCTACCCGGCCATCCATCATGTCGGAAGGGGCAACCATGTCCGCGCCTGCCGCCGCATGGCTCACCGCTGTTTTGGCAAGCAGGGGCAGGGTGGCGTCGTTGTTTACTTCGCCAGAGGGCATGAGCACGCCGCAATGGCCGTGGCTCATGTATTCGCACAGGCAGACGTCAGTGATGACGTAGAGCTTGGGCCAGCGGTGCTTGAGCAGACGCACGGCCTCCTGCACGATGCCGTCCTCGGCGTAAGCGCCGGAGGCGTATTCGTCCTTGAGTTCGGGAATGCCGAAAAGAATGACGGATTTCAGGCCGGTATCCACGGCCTTTTCCACCTGCTTTTCCAGTTCGGCAAGGCTGAGCTGGAACTGGCCGGGCATGGAGCCTATTTCTTTGCGAAAGCCCTTGTCGTCAGTTTCCACAACGAAATAGGGCATGATGCAGTCTTCAACCAGAAGGGGCGGGGTTTCGCGTACTATGGAGCGCAGTTCCGGGGTGGCGCGAAGGCGGCGGCCTCTATGGAATGTGGTCATGGCTGTTGTCCTTTATTCTGCGAGTTGCAGGTCGGTGCTTGGCCAGCCTGTGCGGCAATGCTGCCGGTGATGCAGTAGTTGTTCTGTATGGCAAAGGCGCGGCAGCCGTGACTGTTGCTGTTTGCACAGCGGTTGCCGGGTGCTTTACGCAGTATCAGTATGCCCTTTTGTCCACATAAAAAACAAGCGGCGCGCCTGGGCGGAACGTAGCGGGCTACGACCGGGGCGCGCCGCCATGCTTGCACATTCAGCGGAAAAAGGGCTGCGCCGGGGCGCTACTTGATGCCGATTTCCTCATCAGTCAGATAGCAGGCAGGGTCCTGAGCCCATTCGTCGCCGTAATAGGCTTCGGCGCGGGCGCGGAAGTTGCCACCGCAGATGTTCAGGAACTGGCACTTGGCGCAACGGCCCTTGACGTGGGTCTTCTTGTCCTTGAGCTTGTGCAGCAGTTCGATCTGCGGGTCGTCCCAAATTTGCGAGAAGGGGCGTTCCAGCACGTTGCCAAAGGTGTGGTCGCGCCAGAACTGGTCGGCGTGAACCTTGCCGTCCCACGAAATACAGCCGATGCCGCGACCAGAGCTGTTGCCCTCGTTGTACTGCAAAAGCTCAAACACTTCTTCGGCCCGTTTGGGATCTTCGCGCTTCATGCGCATCCATACGTAGGGGCCGTCGGCGTGGTTGTCGACAGTAAGGATTTCTTTGGGCTTGCCAGCGTCAAAAAGGGCGCGGGTTTCATCCATGATAAGATCGAGCACCTGACGGGTTTCGGCGTGATCCAGGTCTTCCTTGATAAGCTCGGAACCACGGCCAGAGTACACCAGGTGGTAGAAGCAGGCGCGGGGCACTTCCAGGTCCTTGAGCAGGCGGAAGATGCCGGGAATTTCAGACACGTTGCGCTTGTTGATGGTAAAGCGCAGGCCCACCTTGAGGCCTTCGGCCTGACAGTTGGCAATGCCTTCAAGCGCTTTTTTGTAAGCACCGGGCACGCCGCGAAACTTGTCGTGCACTGCTTCCATGCCGTCCAGCGAAATGCCAACGTAGGAAAGCCCCACTTCCTTGAGTTCGCGGGCCTTTTCCTTGGTAATGAGCGTGCCGTTGGTGGAAATAACCGCGCGCATGCCCTTGGAGGTGGCGTGGCTGGCAAGCTCCACCAGATCCTTGCGCACCAGTGGTTCGCCGCCGGAGAACAGCATGACCGGCGCGCCGTAGGCCGCCAGATCATCGATCATGGTTTTTGCCTGAGCGGTATTGATATCGTCCGAACCGTCAACCTCAATGGCGTGGGCGTAGCAGTGCACGCACTTGAGGTTGCAACGCTGGGTCATGTTCCAGACCACAACGGGCTTCTTATCTTTGGAGAACTGCAACAGGTGCGAGGGCAGCTTGCCCGATTCACGTCCGTAACGCAGTGCGTCGGAAGGTTCGACCTGTCCGCAATACAGTTTGGAAATGCCTATCATGGCCTTGTCCTTATTGTTCGATGCGTTGTTTCAGCACGGCAAAGGCCTCGTCAATGCCATCGGCCTTTGTGCCGCCCGCCTGGGCCAGGTCGGGTCTGCCGCCGCCGGAGCCGCCGCAGGGAGCGGCCACGTCCTTGATAAGCGCGGGGGCAGTGAATTTTCCGTGCAGGTCTTTGGAAACGTAAAGCAAAAGCCCAACCTTGCCGTCTTCAGCCGTTGCCAGGCAGACAACGGCATTGTCGGTAAGGCGCGAGCGTACATCGTCCATGACTTCGCGCAGGGCTTTCACAGGAACATTATCAAGCTTGGCGGCCAGCATGCGCACTCCGTTGACGTCCTGCGCGCGGGCGGCCAGATCGGCCCCGGTGGCAGGCGCGGCGGCGGCCTTTTCCGAGGCCTTGCGCAGCTTTTTCACATCGCCTTGCAGGGCGGCCACGCGTTCGGCCAACTGACCGGGGCGCGCCTTGAGTATGCCCGAAAGCGCGGCAAGTTCCGCGCGCTGTTCAACAGCCTGGGCATAGGCGTTCCAGCCGGTTACGGCCTCTATGCGCCGTGTGCCGGCGGCTACGCCGCTTTCAGAAACGATCATGAAGGCCCCGGCCTCGCCGGTGCGTTCAAGGTGTGTGCCGCCGCACAGTTCCACGGATTCAGGTTCGCCCTTTTCCGCGCCGGAAACTGTGAGCACGCGCACAATATCGCCATATTTTTCGCCAAACAGGGCCATTGCTCCGGTTGCCATGGCTTCGGCCACGGGCATTTCCCTGGCGGCCACAGGCAGGTCGGCCATGATGGCGCGGTTCACGTCGCGCTCCACCGCAGCCAGTTCTTCAGGCGTGAGGGCCGCAATGTGCGAAAAGTCAAAACGCAGGCGGTGCGGGTCAACCAGAGAACCGGCCTGCTTCACATGGGTGCCCAGCGCGCGGCGCAGGGCAGCATGCAGCAGGTGAGTGCAGGTGTGGTTGCGGGCAGTGGATTTGCGCTGGTCAGCGTCCACTTTGAGGGTGGCCTCGCCGCCCTTGTGCAGCTCGCCCTTGGTCACTTCAATTTC
This DNA window, taken from Desulfovibrio desulfuricans DSM 642, encodes the following:
- the ahbC gene encoding 12,18-didecarboxysiroheme deacetylase, with protein sequence MIGISKLYCGQVEPSDALRYGRESGKLPSHLLQFSKDKKPVVVWNMTQRCNLKCVHCYAHAIEVDGSDDINTAQAKTMIDDLAAYGAPVMLFSGGEPLVRKDLVELASHATSKGMRAVISTNGTLITKEKARELKEVGLSYVGISLDGMEAVHDKFRGVPGAYKKALEGIANCQAEGLKVGLRFTINKRNVSEIPGIFRLLKDLEVPRACFYHLVYSGRGSELIKEDLDHAETRQVLDLIMDETRALFDAGKPKEILTVDNHADGPYVWMRMKREDPKRAEEVFELLQYNEGNSSGRGIGCISWDGKVHADQFWRDHTFGNVLERPFSQIWDDPQIELLHKLKDKKTHVKGRCAKCQFLNICGGNFRARAEAYYGDEWAQDPACYLTDEEIGIK
- the hemB gene encoding porphobilinogen synthase — encoded protein: MTTFHRGRRLRATPELRSIVRETPPLLVEDCIMPYFVVETDDKGFRKEIGSMPGQFQLSLAELEKQVEKAVDTGLKSVILFGIPELKDEYASGAYAEDGIVQEAVRLLKHRWPKLYVITDVCLCEYMSHGHCGVLMPSGEVNNDATLPLLAKTAVSHAAAGADMVAPSDMMDGRVAAIREALDEGDLMATPIMSYAVKYASAYYGPFREAAESAPACGDRKSYQMDPANAREALLEAFADLEEGADALIVKPAGPYSDIIRTVRDNTSVPLCAYQVSGEYSMIRAAGLNGWIDERAVMLESLTGLKRAGADMIITYFTEIILREGLAR